A single window of Candidatus Poribacteria bacterium DNA harbors:
- a CDS encoding carbon-nitrogen hydrolase family protein, translated as MYQSVKVSAISLKPIKWDKASNAEKLEAFFVEAAKDAPQLILATEGVLEGYVVMDVIEGRATPEAMLDIAEPLDGAYIHRFRRLARQLKTCLCFGFAERCGTSSVYNSAVFIDTNGEICGTYHKTQFAEGTHPSWNFNCIGETIRAFDTPFGRAGILICNDRWNPLIARTLVLDGARFLLIPSYGSKGKAQNQTVLARARENGVPIVEANVGMNLIISKGEIVAYKWGNDQISTADIEIPSLPSIEAARRSEQEYLQAQGPEMEARYRKTINRL; from the coding sequence ATGTACCAGTCAGTCAAAGTCTCCGCAATTTCGCTCAAACCTATCAAATGGGATAAAGCCTCCAACGCTGAAAAATTGGAGGCTTTCTTCGTTGAAGCCGCCAAGGACGCGCCACAGTTGATTTTGGCGACCGAGGGTGTTTTGGAAGGCTACGTCGTGATGGATGTCATTGAAGGCAGAGCCACACCAGAGGCGATGCTCGACATCGCAGAACCGCTTGATGGTGCGTATATCCACCGATTCCGTCGACTTGCCCGACAGCTCAAGACCTGCCTCTGTTTCGGTTTCGCTGAACGGTGTGGTACCTCCTCCGTCTACAATTCCGCTGTATTTATTGATACCAATGGCGAGATATGCGGCACATATCATAAAACGCAGTTTGCGGAAGGCACACATCCGTCGTGGAACTTCAATTGCATCGGCGAGACGATTCGCGCGTTTGATACTCCTTTCGGACGTGCCGGTATTTTAATCTGCAATGACCGATGGAATCCGCTGATTGCACGCACATTGGTTTTGGACGGCGCACGATTCCTTCTGATTCCCTCCTATGGCTCGAAGGGTAAAGCACAGAATCAGACGGTGCTCGCCAGAGCACGTGAAAATGGGGTGCCGATTGTGGAAGCAAACGTCGGAATGAATCTCATCATCAGCAAAGGTGAGATTGTCGCATACAAGTGGGGCAACGATCAGATTAGCACGGCGGACATTGAGATTCCTTCCCTTCCTTCAATCGAAGCGGCGCGCCGATCAGAGCAGGAATACTTGCAGGCTCAAGGGCCCGAAATGGAAGCCCGCTATCGGAAGACGATCAACCGTTTGTGA
- a CDS encoding DUF58 domain-containing protein: MLTPQFLKQLEPFYIRAKRAFRSRFKGERRSPNRGVGMEFADYRVYEPGDDLRHVDWNIYARLGRLFIKLFHADEGLPLALLVDNSQSMEFGSPTKLVCAKQVTAALGYIALGHADSVAVYTCAERLSAVLPPTSGTLQFSRLTNSLTAIGANGQTRLTECLRQLPMYQRHPCTVVILSDFLDPGGYEQGFKLLIGRGFSLFAIHLVSPEEITPQAYLESAPAGRDWLVEDAETGETKAITINAETLAQYQNQQQTFCDTLQRFCIEQGIGYAHLKSDMPIEPFILQELHKTGFVQRNR, encoded by the coding sequence ATGCTGACACCACAATTCCTCAAACAACTTGAACCCTTCTATATCCGTGCGAAACGCGCATTCCGAAGTCGATTCAAAGGCGAGCGGCGAAGTCCGAACCGTGGTGTAGGAATGGAATTTGCCGATTATCGTGTCTATGAACCCGGCGACGACCTGCGGCATGTCGATTGGAACATTTACGCACGCTTGGGTAGACTCTTTATTAAACTCTTCCACGCTGACGAGGGGTTGCCACTCGCCCTCCTCGTTGATAATAGCCAATCTATGGAATTTGGATCGCCGACCAAGTTAGTATGTGCCAAACAGGTTACCGCAGCGTTGGGCTATATCGCTTTGGGACATGCCGACAGTGTCGCCGTCTACACCTGCGCTGAACGGCTTTCCGCAGTGTTACCACCGACATCAGGAACATTGCAATTCTCACGTCTCACAAACTCGCTTACGGCAATCGGAGCAAATGGACAAACGCGACTGACGGAATGTCTCAGGCAGCTGCCGATGTATCAACGACACCCTTGCACGGTCGTCATCCTTTCTGATTTTTTGGATCCGGGTGGCTACGAACAGGGTTTCAAGTTGCTCATAGGACGCGGCTTCTCGCTCTTCGCGATTCATCTGGTGAGTCCGGAGGAAATAACCCCACAAGCATACTTGGAAAGTGCACCGGCCGGAAGAGACTGGCTGGTAGAAGATGCCGAGACGGGTGAAACGAAAGCCATTACAATTAATGCCGAGACGCTCGCGCAATATCAGAATCAACAACAGACATTTTGCGATACCTTGCAACGCTTCTGCATCGAACAAGGGATTGGCTACGCGCACCTCAAAAGCGATATGCCCATAGAACCTTTCATTTTACAGGAGCTGCACAAGACGGGTTTTGTTCAGAGAAATCGATGA
- a CDS encoding O-acetyl-ADP-ribose deacetylase codes for MQTQIAETNLELIQGDITKAQVDAIVNAANSALVGGGGVDGAIRRAGGDAIEQACAEIRSREGGCPTGKAVITPGGNLHAKYVIHTVGPVWEGGDSGEAELLASCYQESLRLAAENSIQSIAFPSISTGIYGYPTEKAAVVALTAVKELVLQSDAVPTTIQFILFDEATHTCYVDALWSVF; via the coding sequence ATGCAAACACAAATTGCAGAAACGAATCTGGAACTCATACAAGGCGATATAACCAAAGCACAGGTCGATGCCATCGTGAACGCTGCGAACAGCGCACTTGTTGGAGGTGGGGGTGTGGACGGCGCAATCCGTCGCGCCGGTGGTGATGCAATTGAGCAAGCCTGTGCGGAAATTCGTTCGCGTGAAGGGGGTTGTCCTACGGGAAAAGCGGTTATTACGCCGGGTGGCAATCTTCACGCGAAATATGTGATTCACACGGTGGGACCTGTTTGGGAGGGTGGTGATTCGGGTGAAGCGGAATTGCTTGCGAGTTGTTATCAGGAGAGCCTCCGGCTTGCTGCGGAGAATAGTATTCAGAGCATCGCTTTTCCTTCTATTAGCACCGGTATCTATGGGTATCCAACCGAAAAAGCGGCAGTCGTTGCCCTGACTGCAGTGAAAGAACTTGTGCTCCAGAGCGACGCTGTGCCAACAACCATTCAGTTTATCCTATTTGATGAGGCTACCCATACGTGCTATGTGGATGCTTTGTGGTCCGTCTTTTGA